The proteins below are encoded in one region of Anoplopoma fimbria isolate UVic2021 breed Golden Eagle Sablefish chromosome 19, Afim_UVic_2022, whole genome shotgun sequence:
- the LOC129108016 gene encoding annexin A2-like, which produces MAMISEFLGQLALNTGAPEPKYPTVVPAMDFDPDRDAARIETAIKTKGVDEQTIIDVLAKRTYSQRRDIAFAYEKRAKKDMISALKGALSGSLETVILGLMKSTAQYDASLIRGSIKGAGTDEETLIEVLCSRSNNELVEIKKVYKELFKKDLEKDVAGDTSGNFAKLLLALVQTKRAEPTGVVDNEKIDEDARALYEAGVKIKGTDVPTWISIMSERSVPHLQKVFQRYKSYSPYDMQESIMKEVKGDLQKSFLVLVNCFENKQLYFANRLNEAMKSKGAKEKMVTRIIVSRCEVDLKKICSEYKTNFGESLQKTIMEHTKGDYQKVLLSLCGPEE; this is translated from the exons ATGGCTATGATATCAGAGTTTCTGGGACAGCTCGCTCTCAACACTGGG GCCCCTGAACCCAAATACCCCACTGTGGTACCTGCTATGGACTTTGACCCTGACAGAGATGCTGCCAGAATAGAGACTGCCATCAAAACCAAAG GAGTGGATGAACAGACCATCATTGACGTCCTAGCAAAGCGCACCTACTCACAAAGAAGAGACATTGCCTTTGCGTATGAAAAGAGGGCAAAGAAG GACATGATCTCAGCCCTGAAGGGAGCGCTGTCTGGCTCTCTGGAAACAGTGATCCTCGGATTGATGAAGAGCACGGCCCAGTACGATGCCTCATTGATCAGAGGCTCTATCAAG GGTGCAGGAACAGATGAAGAGACGCTGATTGAGGTTTTATGCTCACGCAGCAACAATGAGCTGGTGGAGATCAAGAAGGTCTACAAGGAGT TGTTCAAGAAGGACCTGGAGAAAGACGTGGCAGGTGACACCTCTGGGAACTTTGCTAAGCTGCTCTTGGCTCTGGTGCAG ACCAAGAGAGCAGAACCGACCGGTGTGGTAGACAATGAAAAGATTGATGAAGATGCCAGA GCACTCTATGAGGCTGGGGTGAAGATTAAAGGAACTGATGTGCCGACCTGGATCTCCATTATGTCTGAGAGAAGCGTACCCCACCTGCAAAAGG TGTTTCAAAGGTACAAGAGTTACAGCCCCTACGATATGCAGGAGAGCATTATGAAGGAAGTTAAAGGAGACTTGCAAAAGTCCTTCCTGGTGCTAG TGAActgctttgaaaacaaacagctgtaCTTTGCCAACCGACTGAATGAAGCCATGAAG AGTAAAGGAGCCAAAGAGAAGATGGTGACCAGAATTATTGTGTCGCGCTGCGAGGTGGACCTGAAAAAGATCTGCTCTGAGTACAAGACCAACTTTGGAGAGTCTCTGCAGAAGACTATTATG GAACACACCAAGGGAGACTACCAGAAGGTGCTGCTCAGCCTGTGTGGACCAGAGGAGTAG
- the ice2 gene encoding little elongation complex subunit 2 — MELVWEDLPVPEAPFFTRDVYDKYSLAPNIRELWTFLQSPVENNEQGGGTENASCPSSRKKAAEFNDNSCMREDESCWDSCDSDYPRADNAARDTEECKDTEKSKVKLQQVKNKAAAAYPKPRLPHPCMSSLSSKEQKTYLGFLTSKKICDPPQNLKERVNNEVMQFMRYLQDVARRCAEDYNFISQGAMQYTEEFFRACSEHIKTFPELYQIYEMTSLTGGTFNPGLKLTFEKQLLIMGNVDITLQKIVPTDAQLASDYQSVSSENPPAKKAKDMHAKISTDDNANTLSARYEPHVCLTRDALVRLLDNHGPDFGEQWELPVCVKLNPEKGGSQKKTVYIDSPLLPTEMTVRERSHVYHEESLKLSINKNGSKNVFHLMFELPEDDHQHPPEWSQRNVVSSENNGLDFEVDLTDLETFGEATPIKSSKRQNEQNASVKSVKSVRSLNSPPLAKTKKSSEHHVNTSGSSQEEMNTSLTDGSGPETEETTRHVANEAIAPKSEQMRLDSAQQSDEDLPFIGDSDEEKLVIDDPVSPAKTRIPSRSADPSIKNVSDSEPVIPESSSPQKGTKQRRQSKRAKVSGDQLGEILRMQTAMFNSPDKSSNISQETNSPSQCMAPSVHSHPTSLVKPCVSSYLERNQNQDGETCAAPHASAPAVNITTTEHKKILSEDLQAGAEDEQDYRAPEEGNLLYKLYSLQDLLLMVRSSVSLTHARRVGQNNQQEFVPVHVLPKLEYQLSYGVECLSSSEACQLWTEALLHSSTVSYIAHINAHTSKVALLRKLREDWKQNISCGFKPSKSLNILHHLLKKLIGLEEGQYLIAHKAGEPFVTLLKAANGKVSRGAYNLQQLHSSVPQPPASGLVPWMPVDPAVYLPFHQKDGRVPCTFPPKPFIMTAKDGSSQSNSHGAGQSNKKSNAEVNKKKKQKKRAAKRNKYIKKLIQNSI; from the exons ggAGGACCTTCCAGTCCCTGAGGCTCCTTTCTTTACCAGAGATGTCTATGACAAATATTCCCTTGCACCTAATATCAGAGAACTATGGACCTTTCTCCAAAG TCCTGTAGAGAACAATGAACAGGGCGGTGGGACTGAAAACGCCTCCTGCCCTTCCTCCAGAAAAAAGGCGGCAGAGTTTAATGACAACAGTTGCATGAGAGAGGATGAGTCCTGTTGGGACAGCTGTGATAGTGATTATCCGCGTGCAGACAATGCTGCTCGAGATACAGAAGAATGTAAGGATACTGAAAAATCGAAAGTAAAGCTCCAGCAGGTTAAGAACAAGGCGGCTGCTGCTTATCCTAAACCCAGACTGCCCCACCCCTGTATGTCCAGCCTGTCCAGCAAAGAACAGAAGACGTATCTTGGCTTTTTGACGAGTAAGAAAATATGCGATCCTCCACAG AACTTAAAGGAACGAGTTAACAATGAAGTGATGCAGTTCATGAGGTACCTGCAAGATGTGGCCAGAAGATGTGCGGAAGACTACAACTTCATATCCCAGGGAGCTATGCAATATACAGAG GAGTTCTTCCGGGCGTGTTCGGAGCACATTAAGACATTTCCTGAGCTCTATCAGATCTATGAGATGACTAGCTTGACAGGGGGAACATTCAACCCAGGGCTGAAGCTGACCTTTGAGAAACAGCTGCTGATCATG GGCAATGTGGATATTACACTCCAAAAGATAGTGCCTACTGATGCACAGCTTGCCTCGGATTATCAGAGTGTTTCATCAGAGAATCCTCCAGCTAAAAAAGCCAAGGACATGCACGCT aAAATCAGCACTGATGATAATGCCAATACACTGTCTGCCCGTTATGAGCCTCACGTGTGTCTGACTCGAGATGCCCTCGTCAGGCTGCTAGATAACCATGGTCCTGACTTCGGAGAGCAATGGGAACTGCCAGTTTGCGTCAAATTAAACCCAGAAAAAG GCGGCAGTCAGAAGAAGACTGTGTACATAGACTCACCCCTTCTGCCCACTGAAATGACAGTGAGAGAGCGGTCACATGTCTACCATGAGGAGAGTTTGAAGCTTTCCATCAACAAGAATGGAAGTAAAAATGTGTTCCACTTAATGTTCGAGCTTCCTGAGGATGACCATCAACACCCACCA GAGTGGTCACAAAGAAACGTAGTCTCTTCTGAAAACAATGGTCTTGACTTTGAGGTGGATCTCACTGACCTGGAAACATTTGGAGAGGCGACCCCCATTAAAAGCTCCAAGAGGCAGAATGAGCAAAATGCAAGTGTTAAAAGTGTCAAAAGTGTCAGATCTCTGAATTCCCCGCCTTTAGCTAAGACTAAAAAGTCCAGTGAGCATCATGTTAACACTAGCGGCAGTTCACAAGAAGAGATGAACACCTCATTGACAGATGGGAGTGGTCCCGAGACAGAGGAGACAACTCGGCACGTTGCGAATGAGGCCATTGCCCCAAAATCTGAACAAATGAGGCTGGACTCTGCTCAACAAAGTGACGAAGACCTACCTTTTATAGGAGATTCAGATGAGGAGAAGCTGGTCATTGACGACCCTGTGTCTCCAGCTAAAACACGGATCCCATCACGCTCTGCAGACCCCTCCATAAAAAACGTCTCTGATTCTGAACCTGTAATTCCAGAGTCATCGTCCCCTCAAAAAGGTACAAAGCAGAGGCGACAATCCAAAAGAGCAAAGGTATCTGGCGACCAGCTGGGCGAGATCCTGCGCATGCAGACTGCCATGTTCAACTCTCCAGACAAAAGCTCCAACATATCCCAGGAGACCAACTCACCCAGTCAATGTATGGCGCCCTCAGTCCACTCGCATCCAACGTCTCTGGTGAAGCCCTGTGTGTCCTCATATTTGGAGAGAAACCAGAACCAGGATGGAGAGACCTGCGCTGCTCCTCACGCATCTGCACCAGCTGTCAACATTACTACTACGGAGCACAAAA AAATTCTGTCAGAAGACTTGCAGGCTGGTGCTGAAGATGAACAGGATTACCGGGCTCCAGAGGAAGGCAACCTGCTCTATAAGCTCTACAGTCTGCAAGACCTGCTGCTCATGGTGCGCAGCTCTGTGTCACTGACCCATGCCAGAAGAGTAGGCCAAAACAACCAACAAGAG TTTGTGCCAGTGCATGTCTTACCCAAGCTCGAGTACCAGTTGAGTTATGGTGTTGAGTGTCTGAGCAGCAGTGAGGCTTGCCAGCTGTGGACTGAGGCATTGCTCCACTCTAGCACTGTATCCTacatag CTCACATCAATGCGCACACATCAAAAGTAGCTCTGCTGAGAAAGCTGCgtgaagactggaaacagaacATCTCCTGTGGCTTCAA GCCATCGAAGTCCCTTAATATACTGCACCACCTACTGAAAAAGCTAATTGG GTTAGAGGAAGGACAGTACCTGATTGCACACAAGGCAGGGGAACCATTCGTGACCTTATTAAAAGCAGCTAATGGGAAAGTGAGTCGGGGGGCATAcaacctgcagcagctccacagcTCAGTCCCACAGCCCCCAGCATCCGGCCTCGTGCCCTGGATGCCTGTTGATCCAGCTGTGTACCTGCCCTTCCACCAGAAAGACGGCCGTGTCCCCTGCACCTTCCCACCAAAACCCTTCATAATG ACAGCGAAAGATGGGTCATCGCAGTCCAACAGCCATGGAGCCGGGCAGTCAAATAAAAAATCGAATGCAGAagtcaacaagaagaaaaaacaaaagaaacgtGCAGCCAAGCGTAACAAGTATATTAAAAAGCTCATTCAGAATTCCATTTAA